The DNA sequence TTAGACATTTTATTATATTTGGAGTGAACAGATGAAAAACAATCATAACATTTTCATCTGGATTCAAATCAAGACAAAATTGCACTAAATTCATGATTtgatgctctacaactttttaGAACAACTCAACTGATGAATCTAACATATTAAACGACAAAAATAACTTCATACATTGCCACATATGTTGACAACTAAGACAACTCAAAATACAATAGTTGGATCGCAAAATTTATGGATATGTAATTCAAATCATCATTTATCAAACATTAATTATTTTAATCGATCTTTGTATGCCctgttatttttttggtaaagactataccctttttttttaaaaggacTGCATACCTCGTTCTtaaaagcaataatgtaatacACAGGTtttaattctaccaaaaaatacaaaggcttttttttttttttttactgatgagagagaacgagagaggaaggagaagattctttcttcttcttcttctctctctctctctctctctctctctctctctctctctgctgaaAAGTCAAAAGGCAGTTGAATTGTTGCCATATTCCATGGAAACGAAGCCTGGAATCCTCATTAATACGTATGAACTAACCCAAAATTTCACAGCTTACCATAAATTTATACAGAGGGATGCGATGATATATTCCAAAATTCGGTGCTGTATCCAATATTGACAGCCTCCTTCATTCAAAGTctacaaacccaaaaccccccACCAAAGTCGTAAGGCAATTCTACCGCTACCATATTCCACGGAAACAGAGCCTAGAATCCCCATTCACACCCATAAAGAAATGACTCAAAATTTCACACCTAGCCATAAAAGGGATGCGGTGACAAATTCCAAAATTCGGTGCTGTGTCCAATATTGACCGTAATTGACAGCGTCCTTGATTCAAAGTCTAAAAGCCATGGCGTGAGTAGTGACCCCTCTCACCCACGTCTTAAAACCTCTTTGATTGTCAGAATGGCTGCCTATAAATACTGCTACTCCCATCTCAAAGCACATAACTTGTCCAAAAACATCAATTGCTTTCATTGATTTGATATCTTAGAAAGAGCTAAGTGATCATAACAATGGCGGATGAGGTAGTTCTTTTGAGTTTCTGGCTCAGTCCTTTTGGAATGAGGATCAAAATCGCCTTGGCCGAGAAGGGAATCCATTATGAGTACAAGGAAGAGAACCTGCAAGACAAGAGTCCTCTGCTTCTCAAGATGAACCCTGTTCATAAGAAGGTCCCTGTTTTGATTCATAAAGGCAAACCCATCTGTGAATCCCTCGTCATTGTTCAATACATTGATCAGGTTTGGAAGGAGACATGTCCTCTGCTGCCCTCTGAACCTTACCTCCGAGCTCAAGCcaggttttgggctgatttcaTCGACAAGAAGGTAAGATCTCGCTCTCTCACGGTGTCCAATTGGTTTTTTTGTAAGATACAGAAGACAATAATCACTATCATCACCATCAACACATCCATTAACTGATTGAAATAATTGGTCTCTGCAGATATTCGACTCTGGTAGGAAGACATGCATGTCAAAAGGAGAAGAGACTGAGGCAGCAAAGAAGGAGCTGATTGAGTCCTTAAAAGTGTTGGAAGGAGAGCTTGGAGAGAAGCCCTACTTTGGGGGAGAGAAGTTTGGGTTTGTAGATTTGTGCCTCATCCCCTTCTACACTTGGTTTTACTCCTATGAAACTTTTGGGAGCTTCAGCATGGAAGTTGAGTGCCCAAAGCTTATTGGTTGGGCTGAGAGGTGCTTGGAGAAGGAGAGTGTGTCAAACTCCCTTGCTGACCAACAAAAGGTCTACCAGTTCTTTGGGCAGATGAGGAAGATGTATGGGATTGAGTAGAGTTAAAGATCAAAGAGGAGATTGggtgaaaaatataataaataaagactGCTACGCTATGGAGCAGGAAGTATGAAGGGGtctttccctttaatttttattttttttgggtagaatttccctttaatttttgttttgctggaagaaaggagagagatcgTGAGATTTTCACATGTCTTttgtattcttgtaattttcacctttctttttttactttgtaGCTGAATGATAGTGATAATTCCTTTCAACATGGTTTAGCTTCATACATATACTGCTGGTGTACTTTAGCTAAGAGAGTCATTTATTCCTTTCACATGGCAATTATAAAGCAAAGTTCATCAGAAACCTCAACCAACacacctcccccaccccccaaaaaaaaaatttctgatttACCTTCTTACTCCAATATATATCAATACTCCAAGTGAAAAATGGAGTTAAAATTCTGATTTACCTTCTTACTccgtatatttttttttttttccaagataATCATGCGGATCAGAATTGCCCGATCACAAGGGCTACAATTGGTTGCACTCAAATTCCGTGGAAGTCAATCTTAGGCAGAACTGTTCTTGATTATGTTCCAATATAATGAGAAATAGCATCTGGTAAACCTATTCCATGATCAAATCTGAAAGAAAACGATTAGAAGCATGTTTGGAAGGCTTTTTATAGAATCAATTCAAGCactatatatatgttaattACAAAAATGTCATTATGGCTTCAAGCTACATAGTATGGCTCAAGCTATCCACAACACCATCTTAATACCCAAACTGCAAGCCCCCACCCATATTACTGTAGCAACCTTCCTATAAAATGTCCTAAATACCCTTATTTACAGGTTTACTGTAATACCCCCAAACTACACAGTATTTACAGAAATGCAAACACTGGGAACACAACCTAATTCTTTCATACGCTTGAACAAACGCAAAGCCTTATCCTCTTTCCCTGTTTTACCATAGGCATTGAAAGTGTAGCTGAGTAACAACATTTGGCACAAGTCCCCTACCGGCCAGTGTGTCTATGGCCTCTTCTTCATAGAATCCAGCCCTTTTTTTAGGTAAGCCCCAAGAAAATCCTGCCCTCACATATGCAACCAGAAGCTCATTTTAAGTCACGGAATCAGGAGGGCAGTTGTTTTGCTCCAATTCCTTCAAAATGCTTAATGCCTCCCTGCCTTAACAAACAGATGCAGCAAAGCATTGTAGGTAACAGTTCTTGAAACAGAACCCTGTGACTTTGGGCCATCAAAGAACTTTGATGCTTTCTCCAATAACCCTTCTCTCCCACAAACAGATATAACAGTGCTGCAAGtgaactcatcaaattcaagtcCTTTGCTTTTCATTTCATCCAAGAGGTCTAAAATCTTAATCCATGAGCGACCCATCTTTCCTTAGACATCAAGCATGAGATTGTAGGTGGCTAAGGTTAAGAGGAAGCCCTTCTCTTTCATCTGCTCTAATAGGATGATTGCCTTCTGAATCCTGCCCGAGCATAGGCATGCAGTATAGTATTGTAGGCTCTGACATCAAGTGAGTATACCTCAACAGGAATTACATCGAACAGCTTTGATGAAATGCAAGCTGAGACTGTCTACGAAGAACCTAAGCCATGATTTCTACTGCTTCATTGTCTAATTTAATATTTTGATAGCTTgaattcgaaaaaaaaaaaaaccattcaaaCAAAAGGGTTTTCTCCCCATTGCCCGAAAACTTCCATCTTTTGAAATTCTACCCCTTTCAAAAGGCCAATAAGATCAAACACACTCAACACACACttgacaaaatcaaataaatcatttatACCTGATGAGGGCCGTCGGATGATAGAGTTGAGAATTAACTCATCCTTTACAGAGAGGAACTCAAGCACAATATCAGCCGCATGAACCGTTGTTGCTTCTTTGTTATCGAATTGAGGTACTGAAATTGAAGTGGGttcctgttgttgttgttggaatCGGATGAGAGGTGTAAAGATGGGAATTCGGTGGTGGATTTGGTAATGAGCCTTCAATTTTTTTCGTTCACACACAAAAGAGTGGTATAAGTAGAGTCAGGGATTTCAGCTAAGTAAGACTGATCATGGAGGTAATCAATCCCAAGTTATGCCACCGACAAGCTCCAACAACTCACAGAAATTTGGATCAGATCTCAGCAAAACGACTCAACTCAGAAatctgaaaagaaaaagtttaGTGGAGAAAATCTGTAAAAAACAAGGGCTCAAAAGAGGTGGCTCATTTGGAGACGTTTTTACACCCAAGGTTCATACATCTCTAGGCTAAATCTTGGCTCCTTCAAATTCTCTatcatagttttttttatgaaagtgTGGCAAGCATGTGATAAAAAAAACCATGGAAGCACATGTGCCAAACATGTGACATATAAATCCACGGAAGAATATGTAAAACCTAATAAAGTCAACAAGATAAGGAGCTTGTAGCCTTACATTAATGGGCAAAAATATGAATGAGAACGCAAACAAGGCCATTAGCAGCAAATGGTCAATACAATGACAGAAATGTTTATTCGAGCATTCTATCGAACACCATACATGCATAAACATAGTAATAAGGATGACTCAAGTTATCATTCTGATTCTGGCCACGTTAGCTATGTAAAAAAATCTATTAGATGACACATCTCATTTTGTTAGTTAGTTAGATTGTTACAGATGGCTCTTTATAATTGTAacttaaaattatatatatttatatttatatatatatatataaacttctGAGGACATATCTCACTTTCATGAGAGAAACCTTTCATGTTCTCAGTCTCGTCTGAATCTtctcatggtatcagagcttccaAGAGAGAGTTCTCACGCAAGAGACAATGGAGGTCATCTTCACTTTGATTGGTCTTTTTGCTTACTTCAAAGGAAATTACAGATCTAATCTGTGTAGATCGATCCTCACAGGAAAGCATCTTACTGTTCTTACTATTCTTTGATTCAAAGTCTGTTcttgaattttaaattcaattatgttcttttttttactgTCTTACTTTTCTTACTATTCTTTGATTCAAAGTCTGTTCTTGGATTTTAAGTTCAGTTCTGTTCATTTTCTTGAATTGTTTGATCAAAGTGCTTCAAAAAACCATGTTTGCTAGTTCCAGTAGTTCCATTTCATCACTGTACCATTATCCTTGCAACCTCAATGTTACAAATTTGGTTTCATTGAAACTTACTCAGAGTAATTTCCTTCTTTGGAATCTCAAATGTTGTCTCTGATATAGAATCAGGATCTTCTTGGTTTTAGTAATGGTGATTCTCGTATGCCAGCTCGAGAATCCCTAAATGGAGATGGAAAGcaaattccaaatatagatttcaTATCCTAGACTCGAACCGACGGGATTGTCAAAGCTTGGATAGCCGGAACTCTATCTGAGGAGATTCTTGGTTTAGCTGTCGGAGTGAAGACCTCTGGTGAACTGTGGAATGTGTTATCCATAGCCTTCTCTCAAGTTTCAGAAGCTAGAGAGTTTAAACTTCTTTCTAAGCTTCACTTcctgaaaaagaagaatatcacACCATTATCAGATCATCTTGTAGAGTTCAAAAACATCTGCGATCAACTCAATGCGATCAACAAACCAATAACAGATCAGAAGAAAGTCTTCTCCCTACTTACAAATCTTGGATCAGCCTATGAGACATTTGCCACAACGATGCTCAAACCACTGGTTCCTTGCTATGATGATCTTATTCCTCTGCTGCAGAGTCATAAGCTACATAATCAGAATCATCAAAATGAATCTGTTAATCCTCATATGGCTTTCTATGGTGAAAGAACCacgaagaatcaaaagaaatggTACTTTTCCTCACGAGGACATGGCTTTGTTCAGTCTAGTCAGCGACAGTTCCACAAACAGAGGAAATACAATTGTTCCTCAATCACAACACAAAGATCAACTCCAACAAAACAACTCTTCTTCATCACAACCTGTGTTTCAACAACAACAGAGCAATGGAAATAAGAATATGCATAATAAATATGCTGGATATCCTATTAAATGCCAGATGTGTCACAAATTAGGACATGGTGCACTCAAGTGTTGGAGCCGATTTGACAATAGTTTTCAAGCTCCAGATGTTCCACAAGCCTTTGCAGCAATGCATCTCTCTGATCCACAGGACAATGCCTGGTTTCTAGATATAGGAGCTACAGCTCACATCACCGATAAAGCAGGTAATCTCAATAATATTACTCCCTATGATGGTTCCCATTCTGTTATGTTGGTAATGGAACCCACCTGCCTATTTCACATGATGGTGATGGGAGTAATGTTCAAGGAAATACTACTCTACGTTTGAAGGATGTACTATTAGTTCCTTCCATCCGCAAGAATCTATTATCAGTCTCTCAACTCACTAGAGATTATCCTTGTGTTTTTGAGTTTGACAGTACTTGTTTTCTTGTTAAGGATTTACAGACAAGGAAGATATTGGCATCGGGGAGTAGGCTTGGAGGGCTATATGTGTTTGACAATAAGCCTCAACCAGAAgttcatttttcaaaaaaatttagatcCACAACAGAGGACGTGTGGCATCAGTAGTTGGGGCATCCACAGTTGGGGCATCCACAAGGAAAAATAACTCTATTTTTACAGAGCACTCGAGCTATTACTGTTACTTATAAGTCACAAAACATTTGTAACAGCTGTCAGATTAGTAAGAGTGTCAAATTgccttcatttcctcttttacCAGTACGGTTGAACCTTTGGCTCATATTCACTGTGATCTTTGGGGGAGTGCTCCAATAACTAGTGTTCAACAATTTTGATATTATGCTTTGTTTGTTGACGATTACTCTCGCAATAGTTGGATTTATCCTCTTACAAGAAAATCTGAATTCTTTAaggtttttctttcctttcaaaGTATGGTAGAAAAACAACTTGACAAGAAAATCAAGGTTTTTCAATCTGATGGTGGTGGGGAGTTTTCTGATTCTAGTTTTCTAGAACATCTTAGACAAGCTGGTATTGTACATCATCTTTCTTATCCTAAGACTCTTGAACAAAACAGTGTTGTTGAACGAAAGCACAGACATATCATTGAACTAGGACTTGCAATGTTGTTCAATGCTTCACATCCTCGGTGGTATTAGGTTGAAGCATTTACAACTGCAGTTTTTTTGATTAATCAGCTGCCTTCACCGATCCTTCAAATGGATACACCTTTACATTTGTTGTATGATAAGATTCCTGACTACAGTGTCCTATGAGTTTTTGGTACTCAATGCTTTCCATACTTGAGGGGCTATGCCACCAATAAATTTGATCATCGTTCTTTACCATGTATCTTCTTGGGTTATAGTGATAGGCATAAAGGATATCGATGTCTGCATTACTCCACTGGTCGTGTATATATCTCGAGGCATGTTGTAttcaatgaaaatatttttcctctTCGCAGACCTATGCATTTAGCCTCTCCACAATCTGAACCAGTTGATGCACATTTTTGTACCTTTGAGAGATGGATACAGCCACAGGTTGCGCTTCACTAGCAGCCCCATAACATCTTACCAGGGTCTTCCCAATTGACTGATTCACCTAGAATTGGGCCATGGTTTGATTCTCAATCTGATCCATCTCCTTTGCCTTTAGTTTCACCTTCTA is a window from the Macadamia integrifolia cultivar HAES 741 chromosome 5, SCU_Mint_v3, whole genome shotgun sequence genome containing:
- the LOC122080129 gene encoding probable glutathione S-transferase, giving the protein MADEVVLLSFWLSPFGMRIKIALAEKGIHYEYKEENLQDKSPLLLKMNPVHKKVPVLIHKGKPICESLVIVQYIDQVWKETCPLLPSEPYLRAQARFWADFIDKKIFDSGRKTCMSKGEETEAAKKELIESLKVLEGELGEKPYFGGEKFGFVDLCLIPFYTWFYSYETFGSFSMEVECPKLIGWAERCLEKESVSNSLADQQKVYQFFGQMRKMYGIE